In Rhodothermus marinus DSM 4252, a single genomic region encodes these proteins:
- a CDS encoding flagellar hook assembly protein FlgD encodes MPSLIAPIDEIRQQALQSTPSAPAPPSQELDKEAFLRLLVTQLRYQDPINPLDSREFAAQLAQFSTVEQLIGINETLAAQSDAYAALAQGIHNSVAAGLVGKVIEAEGDRLTWGGEDPVPFRIELGDAAQQVSIQIRNEAGEVVRTIFLGSKAAGEHAVEWDGKNDAGEALPAGTYTIEVLATDADGDPVAARSFVRGRVTRVTFGPEGILLWIGDRSVPMQSVRGVESE; translated from the coding sequence ATGCCGTCCCTGATCGCTCCCATTGACGAAATCCGCCAGCAGGCGCTGCAGAGCACGCCCAGTGCGCCCGCACCGCCATCGCAGGAGCTGGACAAAGAAGCCTTCCTGCGACTGCTGGTGACCCAGCTGCGCTATCAGGACCCCATCAACCCGCTGGACAGCCGCGAATTTGCCGCACAGCTGGCCCAGTTTTCCACCGTCGAGCAGCTGATCGGCATCAACGAAACGCTGGCGGCCCAGTCCGACGCCTACGCCGCGCTGGCCCAGGGCATTCACAACAGCGTGGCGGCCGGGCTGGTGGGCAAGGTTATCGAAGCCGAAGGCGATCGGCTTACCTGGGGTGGCGAAGACCCTGTTCCCTTCCGGATCGAACTGGGCGACGCCGCCCAACAGGTCAGCATTCAGATTCGCAACGAGGCCGGCGAGGTGGTACGGACGATCTTTCTGGGCTCCAAGGCCGCGGGTGAACATGCCGTGGAATGGGACGGAAAAAACGATGCGGGCGAGGCGCTTCCCGCCGGCACTTACACGATCGAGGTGCTTGCCACCGATGCCGATGGCGATCCGGTAGCGGCCCGATCCTTCGTGCGCGGACGCGTCACCCGCGTGACGTTCGGCCCCGAAGGTATCCTGCTCTGGATTGGCGACCGCTCGGTGCCCATGCAGTCCGTCCGGGGCGTGGAATCCGAATAA
- a CDS encoding TIGR02530 family flagellar biosynthesis protein has product MKVQELAARVQPVPGTSTSPTQAPRTHDPPRSSFAEVLRQVQAPDEGVRLSAHARQRIAQRGIAFDDLLARQLTEAVQELSAKGAREALVLHPEAAFIVSVTNRTVVTALDRQEMQQRIFTQIDSAYIL; this is encoded by the coding sequence ATGAAGGTACAGGAACTGGCCGCGCGCGTGCAGCCTGTGCCGGGCACGTCGACGTCGCCCACGCAGGCGCCGCGCACGCACGATCCGCCGCGATCTTCGTTTGCCGAAGTGCTGCGCCAGGTGCAGGCGCCCGATGAAGGCGTGCGTCTCTCGGCCCACGCGCGCCAGCGCATCGCCCAGCGCGGCATCGCCTTCGACGACCTGCTGGCCCGACAGCTCACCGAGGCCGTGCAGGAGCTGTCGGCTAAAGGCGCACGCGAAGCGCTGGTGCTGCATCCCGAAGCAGCCTTCATCGTCAGCGTCACGAATCGCACCGTGGTGACGGCCCTCGACCGCCAGGAAATGCAGC